From Amphiprion ocellaris isolate individual 3 ecotype Okinawa chromosome 2, ASM2253959v1, whole genome shotgun sequence, a single genomic window includes:
- the LOC111588756 gene encoding BTB/POZ domain-containing protein KCTD1-like isoform X6, with protein MSSQQLPSVSPVSPLGSVGIPTPAQLTKANAPVHIDVGGHMYTSSLATLTKYPESRIGRLFDGTEPIVLDSLKQHYFIDRDGPMFRYILNFLRTSKLLIPDDFKEYSLLYEEATFFQLAPLQAELERWRTERECGGVCRECECVVVHVAPELGERISVSTQRAVIEEVFPEVRDVMSNSLNTSWNQDSAHIIRFPLNGYCHLSSVQVLERLQQRGFWITGSCGGGVDSSQFSEYILRREVRGSRHPPTLIPIKQELLD; from the exons ATGTCGAGTCAGCAGCTGCCCTCTGTATCTCCTGTGTCCCCTCTGGGCTCCGTTGGCATCCCCACACCAGCCCAGCTCACTAAAGCCAACGCACCTGTCCACATCGATGTAGGAGGACACATGTACACCAGCAGCCTGGCCACCCTCACCAAGTACCCTGAGTCAAG AATCGGCCGGCTGTTCGATGGAACGGAGCCCATAGTGTTGGACAGTCTAAAGCAGCACTACTTCATCGATCGGGATGGGCCCATGTTCCGCTACATACTTAACTTCCTCCGAACCTCCAAACTGCTCATCCCTGATGACTTCAAA gaaTATTCCCTGCTGTATGAAGAGGCCACTTTCTTCCAGCTGGCTCCTCTGCAAGCTGAGCTGGAACGCTGGAGGACCGAACGGGAATGTGGGGGTGTGTGCCgcgagtgtgagtgtgtggtggTTCACGTGGCTCCAGAGCTCGGCGAGAGGATCAGTGTGAGCACCCAGCGGGCGGTGATTGAGGAGGTGTTTCCTGAAGTGAGAGACGTCATGTCCAATTCCCTGAACACCAGCTGGAACCAGGACTCAGCACACATCATTCGCTTCCCGCTCAATGGCTACTGCCACCTCAGCTCTGTTCAG GTGTTGGAGCGGTTACAACAAAGAGGCTTCTGGATCACAGGCTCGTGTGGTGGCGGAGTGGACTCTTCTCAGTTTAGTGAATACATTCTGCGGAGGGAGGTCCGAGGCAGCCGACACCCCCCGACCCTCATACCGATCAAACAGGAACTCCTGGACTGA
- the taf4b gene encoding transcription initiation factor TFIID subunit 4B, protein MATNKGVIEGQKLESCGAARDGDSSLQVRILQVPAKCGPVSAVQPPPSAAGISKGDCVPPKVISSGQSYQPPSSSVCTIPGSHTSPRSIMVVAKAATPAKVSATSQQVAKQALSQVASLNQVTTPGRTMVIAVPRSAAPQPVAPRPPQTASAQLPANIQIPPGMMLIRSDSGQLMLVSQQALAQAQQGPRAVSGQAPRILASPVSAAAGGKSNEKVTVIRMAAPSSFQPAPVQKTAVVIGVAPKPAVVQTLNAASERGSHPRIQTATTETKKDPPPTFSQETLESVKKCKNFLVTLIKLASSDSRSADMANNVRGLVRSLLEGKVEAEEFTEQLYDELKSTPQPCLVPFLKKSLPAVRCLTADPQLFIQQASTSIRNPTSLSSTVKPSSTDLRTSQQGVQQARGVTLRPGLTTFTQSRHYVYKRGGPAPRHTVVQSGKHFAGAFSVKQGFTQDPPHSSKSACKDSLGSYKEDDDINDVASMAGVNLREENAQILTTMVGSVVQSCQDQLFLSPHPVLSRILHTGQALGVTDVGPEVVALVSHATQECLRGLLEKLTVIAEHRKAALKEDQWHAKESDVRSQLRFLEEIESLKKKRKDEEERERLLRLARSRSHTEDPQHQQLKQRAKELQQMEEAQLQQREANLHALAAIGPRKKRPLDMMESQVPLLPRQGVHRVTRVMLKDLLACMEQERFLRHSLILYKAML, encoded by the exons ATGGCCACAAATAAAGGGGTCATTGAAGGCCAAAAGCTGGAGTCCTGTGGTGCAGCCAGGGATGGAGACTCCTCTCTTCAAGTCAGGATATTACAGGTCCCAGCCAAATGTGGACCCGTCAGTGCAGTGCAGCCTCCACCATCTGCTGCAGGGATCTCAAAAGGTGACTGTGTCCCACCGAAAGTCATCTCCAGTGGCCAGAGCTAccagcctccctcctcctctgtaTGTACAATCCCAGGCTCTCACACTTCCCCTCGTTCCATCATGGTGGTTGCAAAGGCAGCCACTCCAGCAAAGGTGAGTGCTACTAGCCAACAGGTAGCAAAACAGGCTCTCAGCCAGGTGGCCTCCTTAAACCAGGTCACAACTCCCGGAAGAACGATGGTCATAGCTGTGCCCAGATCAGCAGCTCCACAGCCGGTCGCCCCTCGACCACCACAGACTGCTTCTGCACAGCTACCAGCCAATATCCAGATACCACCAG GTATGATGTTAATCCGCAGTGACAGTGGTCAGCTGATGCTGGTATCCCAGCAGGCTTTGGCTCAGGCTCAACAGGGACCAAGAGCTGTCAGTGGTCAAGCACCAAGAATACTGGCATCACCg gtatctgcagcagctggaggtaAAAGTAATGAGAAGGTGACTGTGATCCGGATGGCAGCTCCCTCAAGTTTCCAGCCAGCACCAGTCCAAAAGACAGCTGTG GTGATTGGTGTGGCACCCAAACCAGCTGTGGTTCAGACTCTCAATGCTGCGTCTGAGCGGGGGAGCCATCCTCGCATTCAAACGGCCACCACAGAAACCAAAAAGGATCCACCACCCACGTTCAGTCAG GAGACCCTGGAAAGTGTGAAGAAGTGCAAGAACTTCCTGGTTACTCTGATCAAGCTGGCTTCAAGTGACTCCAGGTCTGCCGACATGGCAAACAATGTCAGAGGACTGGTCAGAAGTCTGCTG GAAGGGAAGGTGGAAGCAGAGGAATTTACAGAACAGCTCTATGATGAGTTGAAGTCGACTCCGCAGCCCTGCCTGGTGCCTTTTCTAAAG AAAAGTCTTCCAGCAGTTCGCTGCCTTACCGCAGACCCTCAGTTATTTATCCAACAGGCTTCAACTTCCATCCGCAACCCCACATCTCTGTCTTCCACCGTGAAGCCATCCAGCACAGACCTGAGGACCAGCCAGCAG GGTGTTCAGCAGGCTCGAGGAGTGACTCTGAGGCCTGGGTTGACGACATTCACCCAGTCAAGACATTACGTGTATAAGAGAGGTGGACCCGCCCCCAGACACACAGTGGTCCAGTCAGGAAAACACTTTGCAG GAGCTTTTTCAGTAAAGCAGGGCTTCACTCAGGATCCACCTCATTCCTCCAAATCTGCATGCAAGGACAGTTTAGGATCTTACAA AGAAGATGATGACATTAATGATGTCGCCTCCATGGCTGGGGTCAACCTCAGAGAGGAGAATGCACAGATCCTGACCACCATGGTCGGCTCTGTGGTGCAGTCATGCCAGGATCAGCTGTTCCTGTCACCTCACCCGGTGCTCAGCCGAATCCTTCACACAG GACAGGCACTGGGAGTAACTGATGTGGGTCCAGAGGTGGTGGCTCTGGTGTCTCATGCTACTCAGGAGTGTCTTCGTGGGTTGCTGGAGAAGCTCACTGTGATTGCTGAACACCGCAAGGCTGCCCTGAAG GAGGACCAGTGGCATGCTAAAGAGAGTGATGTGCGCTCTCAGCTCCGCTTCCTGGAGGAAATTGAAAgtttgaagaagaagaggaaagatgAAGAGGAAAGAGAGCGACTGCTGCGTTTGGCCAGA AGTCGCTCACACACTGAGGATCCACAGCATCAGCAGCTTAAACAAAGAGCCAAAGAG CTACAGCAAATGGAAGaagctcagctgcagcaaagagAAGCCAACCTCCACGCACTGGCTGCCATCGGGCCTCGCAAGAAGAGACCCCTGGATATGATGGAAAGCCAG gTGCCTCTGCTGCCCAGGCAGGGTGTCCACAGAGTGACTCGGGTGATGCTGAAGGACCTGCTGGCCTGTATGGAGCAGGAGCGCTTCCTTCGTCACTCCCTCATTCTCTACAAAGCGATGCTGTGA